From Penicillium psychrofluorescens genome assembly, chromosome: 1, one genomic window encodes:
- a CDS encoding uncharacterized protein (ID:PFLUO_000718-T1.cds;~source:funannotate), which translates to MADAELEEIRRARLAQLQQQGGAQGGPSGQEGGQEEQRQQAESERRAAIITQILDPAAQDRLGRIRLVKEQRATDIENRLIMLAQTGQIRQKVTEEQLKELLNAVAENQRKEEEEQKIVITRRKGGWDDDDDDLLDL; encoded by the exons ATGGCCGAcgcagagctggaggag ATCCGACGAGCGCGTCTGGCGCAGCTCCAGCAACAAGGTGGTGCCCAGGGAGGACCCTCCGGCCAAGAGGGCGGCCAGGAAGAACAGAGGCA ACAAGCTGAAT CCGAGCGCCGCGCCGCAATCATAACCCAGATCCTCGACCCGGCCGCACAAGACCGACTCGGCCGCATCCGCCTCGTCAAGGAACAGCGCGCCACCGATATCGAGAACCGCTTGATCATGCTGGCGCAGACGGGCCAGATCCGGCAGAAGGTCACAGAAGAACAGCTGAAGGAGCTGTTGAATGCCGTGGCAGAGAACCAGcgcaaggaggaggaggagcagaagatTGTGATTACGCGGCGCAAAGGCGggtgggatgatgatgacgatgatctgctggatctgTGA
- a CDS encoding uncharacterized protein (ID:PFLUO_000719-T1.cds;~source:funannotate), giving the protein MSTLGRCGARRLRARTFLNPPISTVSAARPFSVLNRPPPNYPGHVPLTTIERGALAIGAAVGSLINPYRADLIAALGEATATPHFIYRLRDAMLSNPTGRRILRDRPRITSTTLDVSYLRTLPSNSVGRAYAQWLDREGVSPDTRDSVQYIDDEECAYVMQRYRECHDFYHAVTGLPVFVEGELALKALEFLNTLLPMTGLSLFAFVRMKPAEKERFLSLHLPWAVRSGLASNELINVYWEEVLEKDVDELRAELNIEQPPDLRDIRKMMRLQRKREKERLQQS; this is encoded by the exons ATGTCAACCCTTGGGAGATGCGGAGCCCGTAGGCTACGAGCCCGAACATTTTTAAATCCCCCGATCTCAACCGTATCTGCGGCGCGGCCATTCTCCGTGCTCAATCGCCCACCGCCAAATTACCCGGGCCATGTCCCATTGACGACGATCGAACGCGGAGCTCTAGCCATAGGCGCTGCGGTGGGATCATTGATCAACCCCTATCGAGCAG ATctcatcgccgccctcggcgaAGCCACCGCAACACCTCATTTTATCTACCGCCTCCGCGACGCCATGCTCTCCAATCCCACCGGCCGCCGGATCCTACGCGACCGACCACGCatcacatccaccaccctGGACGTGTCCTACCTACGAACCCTTCCCTCAAACTCCGTCGGCCGCGCCTACGCCCAATGGCTCGACCGCGAAGGCGTCTCGCCGGACACGCGCGATAGCGTGCAGTAcatcgacgacgaagagTGCGCGTATGTCATGCAGCGGTACCGCGAGTGCCACGATTTCTACCACGCCGTCACGGGCCTCCCTGTTTTCGTGGAAGGGGAGCTCGCCCTCAAAGCGCTGGAGTTTCTGAATACGCTCTTGCCCATGACCGGGTTGAGTCTGTTTGCATTTGTCAGGATGAAGCCGGCTGAGAAGGAGCGGTTCCTCTCGCTGCATCTTCCTTGGGCGGTGCGTAGTGGGCTTGCGAGCAACGAGTTGATTAATGTTTATtgggaggaggtgctggagaaggatgtcgatgagTTACGGGCTGAATTGAATATTGAACAACCGCCCGATCTGAGGGATATCCGGAAGATGATGCGGTTGCAGCGgaagcgcgagaaggagagacTGCAGCAGAGCTAG
- a CDS encoding uncharacterized protein (ID:PFLUO_000720-T1.cds;~source:funannotate), whose product MTTPDWWPGEEHAAFTDWALSHGVVANGVTPARFPGRGLGMIATRGIKKGEALLEVPTSVMLRASDIPSSFKEQFPEDIAVHALLSAFLTHGSPELLSRYDLWRKAWPSRQDFEESMPILWPRALGGPQWPDSEKDTRTTTTNFLLPAISGHWNTIPKKQNQKQYETYHQNLLSQQETKLRKAWRDVLCVFPETDWKTFSYHWLIINTRSFYWVGAEEDPPEDRNDAMALLPFADYFNHSDAACDVHFSEEGYVFRATKAYKAGEEVFISYGTHPNDFLLAEYGFFLDENSSDAIYLDDIVFQDIKNHEKQEQLWMNQYYGNYHVTRHGVCYRTEVAACLTYMNEEDWQNHVLEGSSQGLDEATSEGTIKTWIRAYRNEVDTTMAALRTAIDTSPEVREHRQKAEMLLRRWAQIGDLCDRALEAVAI is encoded by the exons ATGACAACCCCAGACTGGTGGCCTGGCGAAGAGCACGCCGCCTTTACCGACTGGGCTCTCTCCCACGGCGTCGTCGCCAATGGGGTCACCCCGGCACGATTCCCTGGCCGGGGACTGGGGATGATAGCGACACGAGGGATCAAA AAAGGCGAGGCACTGCTGGAAGTGCCGACCTCAGTGATGCTGAGAGCTTCCGATATCCCTAGCAGCTTCAAAGAGCAATTCCCCGAGGATATCGCAGTGCATGCCCTCCTATCAGCATTCTTAACTCACGGATCACCAGAGCTGCTGTCCAGATATGACCTGTGGAGAAAAGCCTGGCCGAGCAGACAGGATTTCGAAGAGAGCATGCCTATTCTCTGGCCGAGGGCATTGGGTGGGCCACAGTGGCCAGACAGTGAAAAAGAcacaagaacaacaacaaccaactTCCTCCTACCCGCTATTTCAGGCCACTGGAATACCATTCccaagaaacaaaaccaaaaacaaTACGAGACATACCACCAGAACCTCCTCTCCCAACAAGAGACCAAACTGCGCAAAGCATGGAGAGACGTGCTCTGCGTCTTCCCAGAGACAGACTGGAAAACCTTCTCCTACCACTGGCTTATCATCAACACGCGCAGCTTTTACTGGGTCGGCGCCGAGGAAGATCCCCCCGAGGACCGAAATGATGCTATGGCATTGCTGCCCTTTGCGGATTATTTCAATCATTCTGATGCTGCG TGTGATGTGCACTTCAGCGAGGAGGGATATGTCTTCCGGGCTACGAAGGCTTACAAGGCGGGAGAGGAAGTCTTCATAAGCTATGGTACTCACCCGAATGATTTCCTGTTGGCTGAAT ATGGATTCTTCCTCGACGAGAACAGCTCAGATGCAATCTACCTCGACGACATCGTTTTCCAAGACATCAAGAATCACGAGAAACAGGAGCAGTTGTGGATGAACCAGTATTACGG TAACTACCACGTCACCCGCCACGGAGTCTGTTACCGCACCGAGGTCGCTGCATGTCTGACATACATGAATGAAGAGGACTGGCAAAATCATGTTCTCGAGGGCTCGTCCCAGGGCCTGGACGAGGCCACGTCTGAAGGTACCATCAAGACCTGGATTCGGGCGTATCGCAACGAAGTAGACACGACCATGGCCGCGCTGCGCACGGCTATAGACACCAGTCCTGAAGTGCGTGAACATCGCCAGAAGGCGGAGATGCTGCTGAGGCGGTGGGCGCAGATTGGGGATCTCTGTGACCGCGCGTTGGAAGCTGTAGCAATATAG
- a CDS encoding uncharacterized protein (ID:PFLUO_000721-T1.cds;~source:funannotate), producing MQDVDEIARETSKLRLSGRVHILGLGNVGCFVAHSLALRQSPPPITLMLHNPGFYEDFLRKKSCISINTNGLDDIKTGFDVNVFHNDSWRSISYGSDTDRKAKEAPDILASSEEDEGHIECLVATVKANHTVNALKTVSHRLTADSTICILQNGMGTMDLLNREVFPDPSTRPNYLMGIVSHGLMRGEKFLIRHMGVGTTVLAPVARSNVPANPAESDTSWAPTTKYLLRLLTLTPQLVAVAERPTELIQYQLEKLAANCVVNPLTALMDCKNGELLGHLSLTRVMRLLLFEISSVICALPELQGIPGLEERFSPERLRQMALKIMYKTRENSSSMLQDVQNARVTEIDFLNGYIVRRGEELGIKPVLNYTMMNLVKGKSFLTEARNNSAIPMDYVEDDDFRTDRDG from the coding sequence ATGCAAGATGTGGATGAGATAGCCCGGGAGACCAGCAAGCTCCGCCTGTCCGGACGCGTCCACATCCTGGGCCTGGGCAATGTCGGGTGTTTTGTCGCCCATTCTCTAGCATTGAGACAGTCCCCGCCGCCCATAACCCTGATGCTGCACAACCCTGGATTCTATGAGGACTTTCTCCGCAAGAAGAGCTGCAtctccatcaacaccaaTGGTCTAGACGATATCAAGACCGGGTTCGACGTCAACGTCTTCCACAACGACTCATGGCGCTCGATTTCCTACGGCAGCGACACGGATAGGAAAGCAAAGGAGGCACCGGATATACTTGCCTCGTcggaggaagatgaagggcATATCGAGTGTCTGGTCGCGACGGTCAAGGCGAACCACACAGTCAATGCATTGAAAACTGTCAGCCACCGTTTGACGGCTGACTCGACCATCTGCATCCTCCAGAACGGCATGGGCACGATGGACTTGCTCAACCGGGAAGTCTTCCCGGACCCATCGACCCGGCCAAACTACCTGATGGGCATCGTCAGCCACGGCCTGATGCGAGGCGAGAAATTCCTGATTAGACATATGGGAGTTGGAACGACGGTCCTCGCGCCTGTGGCTCGCAGCAACGTCCCTGCCAATCCCGCCGAGTCCGATACAAGCTGGGCACCTACCACCAAGTATCTCCTGCGCTTGCTCACACTCACGCCGCAACTCGTCGCGGTCGCCGAACGACCCACGGAGCTAATTCAATACCAGCTCGAGAAGCTGGCAGCAAACTGTGTGGTCAATCCATTGACGGCGCTAATGGATTGCAAAAATGGCGAgcttctcggccatctcAGTCTAACTCGCGTGATGCGACTCCTTCTTTTTGAAATCTCAAGCGTGATCTGTGCTCTGCCCGAGCTGCAGGGCATCCCCGGTCTGGAAGAGCGCTTCAGCCCCGAGCGCCTCCGTCAAATGGCCCTGAAGATCATGTACAAAACCAGGGAAAATAGCAGCTCGATGCTGCAGGATGTCCAGAACGCGCGGGTGACGGAAATCGACTTTCTGAATGGCTACATCGTCCGCCGAGGCGAGGAGCTGGGTATCAAACCTGTGCTAAATTATACCATGATGAATTTGGTCAAGGGCAAGTCGTTTCTGACAGAGGCCCGAAACAATTCTGCGATCCCTATGGATTatgttgaagatgatgatttcCGGACGGATCGCGACGGTTAA
- a CDS encoding uncharacterized protein (ID:PFLUO_000722-T1.cds;~source:funannotate) — protein MEAPDLLPLLEQLDDNMDDLEEVLEPILGHSVSKASKKLPVMDKAKLHVLITYTLESLIFSYLRLHGVDAKQHPVFRELTRVKQYFEKIKALETEPEQRTMTLDKEAAGRFIKHGLAGNDKYDLERAEKEAKERARAQLKAAMLARKSAATPADSPAGTETSGLPSTGQSGADEDSDDEEGMQVDFPEPIESDLERKRKATEKTEKEAKARSKEAKKQRKLSKADRKESKKERRQKKDEVRMAQKAK, from the exons ATGGAAGCGCCAGATCTATTACCGCTCCTGGAGCAACTGGACGACAATATGGATGATCTCGAAGAGGTTCTCGAGCCGATTCTGGGTCATTCCGTGTCCAAGGCCTCCAAGAAGTTGCCGGTCATGGACAAGGCAAAACTGCACGTTCTGATCACATACACACTGGAATCCTTAATTTTCT CATACCTGCGGCTCCATGGAGTCGACGCAAAACAACACCCCGTCTTCCGGGAATTGACGCGCGTGAAGCAATATTTCGAAAAGATCAAGGCGCTCGAGACGGAACCCGAGCAGCGGACAATGACACTCGACAAGGAGGCTGCTGGGCGGTTCATCAAGCACGGTCTT GCTGGGAATGACAAGTATGACCTGGAGCGggcagaaaaagaagcaaaggAGCGAGCGCGCGCTCAATTAAAGGCAGCCATGTTGGCACGGAAGAGCGCCGCTACTCCAGCCGACTCGCCGGCTGGCACTGAAACCAGCGGTCTGCCATCCACAGGACAATCgggcgccgacgaggattctgatgacgaggaggggATGCAAGTCGATTTCCCTGAGCCTATCGAGTCGGATTTGGAACGGAAGAGAAAGGCGACGGagaaaacagagaaagaagccaaagcccGAAGTAAAgaagccaagaagcagaggaaGCTCAGCAAGGCTGATCGGAAAgagtcgaagaaggagaggaggcagaagaaggatgAAGTGCGAATGGCTCAAAAAGCCAAATAA
- a CDS encoding uncharacterized protein (ID:PFLUO_000723-T1.cds;~source:funannotate) produces the protein MPRQRRGAATPARSAPTRPTAAPARPAPPQSRQQSQPHSTAAHPPQQAQAPPAQQSQGSGLFGQMASTAAGVAVGSSIGHAIGGFFGGGSSAPAETQQALPADTQAMDNGLYQSGAANQSWETPACETDVRNFRRCMDENQGNMGICGWYLDQLKACQAAAKPY, from the exons ATGCCTCGTCAACGCCGTGGTGCCGCTACCCCCGCGCGCAGCGCTCCCACCCGCCCTACCGCCGCCCCTGCACGTCCGGCTCCTCCGCAGTCCCGCCAGCAGTCGCAGCCTCACTCGACTGCCGCCCACCCGCCACAGCAGGCCCAGGCTCCTCCCGCTCAGCAGAGCCAGGGATCCGGTCTGTTCGGCCAGATGGCTTCCACCGCAGC TGGTGTTGCCGTCGGCTCCTCAATCGGCCACGCTATcggcggcttcttcggcggcggctccAGCGCCCCCGCTGAGACGCAGCAGGCTCTTCCCGCTGATACCCAGGCCATGGACAACGGTCTGTACCAGAGCGGCGCGGCCAACCAGTCGTGGGAGACTCCCGCCTGCGAGACGGACGTGCGCAACTTCCGTCGGTGCATGGATGAGAACCAGGGTAACATGGGGATCTGTGGGTGGTACCTGGATCAGCTG AAAGCTTGCCAGGCTGCTGCTAAGCCGTACTAA
- a CDS encoding uncharacterized protein (ID:PFLUO_000724-T1.cds;~source:funannotate): MRETKAVLCFVRDDTELSATWEEEYFAGDEVAQLLSAKAVSLRLSAGSQEAGFLTSLCPIQKFPTVVVIKNGTLQEYLGPDISKEDFRSRLTAALESQMTPESAQQSQSSRPTQSSNTAAAPAATTPVAPVVPAQPPASHTSSPRTQSTQAPSSIKQRPEAGASKREPSKKASTPLTSSKSATPKRPPQEQKPKATSKPEKKDEQPQKPTKSTASKAAEQPEPQPRAPRPPPSHYRLQVRLFDGSSVRSSFRPSQTIRNDVRPWLDPQMADDNRPYNLKHILTPLPSRTISVSEESQTLEELGIGPTATLVMVPVSTYTDAYSTSASSLPVRGASAVYNVVSSAAGIATGLVGSFFGYAATTPENNEAGSSGPSSAPPPPSTQTSQRPRTTGPTIRTLRDQQDERGNNQFYNGNQLNFEPRKNQDGKDK, encoded by the exons ATGAGGGAGACCAAAGCTGTCCTCTGCTTTGTTCGAG ACGACACCGAGCTGAGCGCGACGTGGGAAGAGGAATATTTCGCAGGAGATGAG GTCGCGCAATTATTGAGCGCCAAAGCGGTCTCGCTGCGCCTGTCAGCTGGCAGCCAGGAAGCTGGGTTCTTGACCTCCCTCTGTCCGATCCAGAAGTTTCCGACTGTGGTTGTTATCAA GAATGGCACGCTGCAGGAATACCTCGGGCCGGATATCTCGAAGGAGGACTTTCGCAGTCGGTTGACTGCAGCATTGGAGAGTCAGATGACACCAGAGTCTGCACAACAGTCGCAAAGTAGTAGACCGACTCAGAGCAGCAATACCGCTGCTGCCCCGGCTGCTACAACACCCGTGGCTCCAGTGGTTCCAGCTCAACCTCCAGCATCTCATACCTCCAGCCCTCGCACCCAGTCTACACAAGCGCCGTCCAGTATAAAACAACGACCTGAAGCAGGTGCTTCAAAGAGAGAGCCATCCAAAAAGGCGTCGACGCCATTGACCTCCTCGAAATCCGCCACACCGAAGCGTCCACCGCAGGAACAGAAGCCGAAAGCCACTTCCAAAccagagaagaaagatgaaCAACCACAGAAACCTACCAAATCCACTGCTAGCAAGGCAGCAGAGCAACCAGAACCACAACCCCGAGCACCGCGCCCACCACCCAGCCACTACCGACTACAAGTCCGACTCTTCGACGGCAGCTCCGTGAGATCCAGCTTCAGACCTTCCCAAACAATCCGCAACGACGTGCGGCCATGGCTCGACCCACAGATGGCAGATGACAACCGGCCCTACAACCTGAAACATATCCTCACGCCTTTGCCCAGCAGGACGATTTCCGTCAGCGAGGAATCCCAGACTCTTGAGGAGCTGGGTATCGGCCCAACAGCAACCCTAGTTATGGTCCCTGTGTCAACATACACCGATGCCTACTCGACATCGGCATCCAGTCTCCCTGTCCGCGGTGCCTCTGCTGTCTACAATGTAGTTTCTTCTGCAGCGGGCATCGCCACCGGTCTTGTTGGTTCGTTTTTCGGCTATGCCGCCACTACCCCAGAGAACAATGAAGCGGGGTCTTCcggcccttcttctgcaccaccaccaccatctaCTCAGACCTCTCAGCGACCGCGAACAACAGGGCCGACGATTCGGACATTGAGGGACCAGCAGGACGAGCGTGGAAACAACCAGTTCTACAATGGGAATCAG TTGAATTTCGAGCCACGCAAGAATCAAGATGGGAAAGATAAGTga
- a CDS encoding uncharacterized protein (ID:PFLUO_000725-T1.cds;~source:funannotate) yields MRSIVSVLQRAAPVWSPPSAAIRTPRVSRKLDSVCARCRQQQRRPFSHSRRWNDSLSVDNPPTLVRTGNKHGPGLILLALIPITAFALGCWQVQRLDWKTKLMAKFEDRLVKPPLPLPPRVDPDAIADFDFRRVYTTGRLRHDKEMLVGPRIQDGEDGFLVVTPLERKDGQSTVLVNRGWIPRKLQDQKNRPLGLPQGEVTVEGLLREPWKKNMFTPDNKPEEGKFYFPDVLQMAEFSGSQPIWIEATMVPDLLEAYDRQAKGIPIGRAAEVNLRNNHSQYIFTWFGLSVATSIMLWTLVRKKPNEAMRRVRQNRNW; encoded by the exons ATGCGGTCAATTGTTTCGGTCCTGCAAAGGGCTGCCCCTGTCTGGTCTCCACCCAGCGCAGCAATTCGCACTCCTCGCGTGTCGCGGAAGCTGGATTCGGTCTGTGCCAGATGCCGCCAGCAACAACGGCGTCCATTCTCACACTCGCGCCGCTGGAATGATAGTCTTTCGGTTGATAATCCACCAACACTGGTGCGGACGGGGAACAAGCATGGACCCGGGCTCATTCTACTCG CCTTGATCCCAATCACAGCCTTCGCCCTGGGCTGCTGGCAGGTGCAGCGACTGGATTGGAAAACGAAACTCATGGCCAAATTCGAAGACCGCCTCGTCAAGCCTCCCCTCCCGCTCCCACCACGGGTCGACCCGGATGCAATCGCCGACTTCGACTTCCGCCGCGTGTATACCACAGGCCGTCTGCGACACGACAAGGAGATGCTGGTTGGGCCGCGCATACAGGATGGCGAAGACGGGTTCCTGGTCGTGACGCCGCTCGAGCGCAAAGACGGACAGAGTACCGTTCTCGTGAACCGGGGTTGGATTCCGAGGAAGCTGCAGGACCAGAAGAACCGGCCGCTTGGGCTGCCACAGGGTGAAGTCACTGTCGAAGGATTGCTACGGGagccgtggaagaagaatatgTTTACGCCGGATAATAAACCCGAGGAAGGGAAGTTTTACTTTCCGGATGTGCTTCAGATGGCGGAGTTTAGTGGCAGCCAGCCGATTTGGATTGAGGCGACGATGG TGCCGGACCTCCTCGAGGCGTATGATCGACAGGCCAAAGGAATACCCATTGGACGCGCAGCAGAAGTCAACTTGAGGAACAATCACTCCCAGTACATCTTCACATG GTTCGGTTTATCAGTGGCGACGTCCATCATGCTATGGACGCTGGTGCGGAAGAAGCCTAATGAGGCTATGCGCCGAGTTCGACAGAACCGGAATTGGTGA
- a CDS encoding uncharacterized protein (ID:PFLUO_000726-T1.cds;~source:funannotate), protein MSTPNPHGRRSLRNSGAGASTPSGDTTLTGLQRLPSHTRYPLTPSRLITTATPLTQRSASRYTPSRYTPRSRGVPAPSTPHGLRARQQRAANTPGRDRRRSGRMQRETTFDILRNLGKGREMRKNIFRSIKLTSLAVSALAPISKPIRSSPQEEKTPEPVEEVIDEIDELDNEPEIPRPRLSLPMDVGDDEGSETSPDPRPPRLSLAFEDDDLTYQSVEYPRRDLSIRDRERLSMMSRAGRISGDFEETQLESDFDAGNETGLVGDDDEPDETMISGGDFDRGGETEDLGRFQFDLDFPSPNAAAVEEPEIDIEGFQLSAADVEPMAGLVPSDNGDDAAGADWGLGMNFPLAASPSASPGIVGGGLRGEDHPTKGPKEKKISRHGIPVPNLPAGVVKKLATRFARTGSKTKISKATLAAIEQASSWYFEQVSQDLSVYSKHAGRKTIDESDVTALMRRQRHINSATTVFSLAQKHLPKELQQDMRLAMPP, encoded by the exons ATGTCTACCCCCAACCCGCATGGCCGCCGGTCACTGCGCAACTCGGGTGCCGGAGCAAGCACTCCGTCAGGCGACACCACATTGACTGGA ctccagcgcctgcCGAGTCATACACGATATCCTCTCACACCAAGTCGTCTCATCACCACGGCCACTCCGTTGACCCAGCGGTCGGCTTCTCGCTACACACCATCTCGCTATACACCACGGTCAAGAGGCGTGCCTGCGCCGTCTACGCCACATGGCCTTCGTGCGCGGCAGCAACGCGCTGCGAATACCCCTGGGCGGGATCGCAGGCGAAGCGGACGAATGCAGCGGGAGACTACGTTTGATATTTTGCGGAACCTTGGTAAAGGTAGGGAAATGCGGAAGAATATCTTCAGGAGTATCAAGCTGACTAGTCTGGCTGTATCAGCGCTTGCACCGATTTCTAAGCCAATTCGCTCGTCGCCTCAAGAGGAGAAGACACCCGAGCCTGTGGAAGAAGTAATCGATGAGATTGACGAGCTCGACAATGAACCGGAGATCCCGCGACCGAGATTATCTTTACCTATGGACGTTGGGGACGACGAAGGCAGCGAGACGAGCCCCGATCCGCGCCCTCCGCGGCTATCGCTGGCTttcgaggacgatgatctcACCTACCAGTCTGTCGAATACCCGCGCCGGGATCTCAGCATTCGAGACCGGGAACGCCTGTCAATGATGAGTCGTGCCGGCAGAATCAGTGGGGATTTCGAGGAGACTCAATTGGAAAGCGACTTCGACGCTGGGAACGAAACGGGGCTTGtgggcgatgacgatgagcCCGATGAGACGATGATTAGTGGCGGTGACTTTGATCGAGG GGGAGAAACGGAGGATCTGGGCCGGTTTCAGTTTGATCTGGACTTCCCATCCCCGAACGCCGCTGCGGTTGAGGAGCCGGAGATCGACATTGAAGGATTCCAGTTATCTGCAGCGGATGTTGAACCAATGGCTGGCTTGGTCCCGTCCGacaatggagatgatgctgCCGGCGCCGACTGGGGACTCGGAATGAACTTCCCACTTGCCGCGTCTCCAAGTGCAAGCCCGGGAATTGTTGGGGGAGGGCTGCGAGGCGAGGACCATCCTACAAAGGGTCcaaaggaaaagaagattTCTCGACATGGGATTCCCGTACCGAATTTGCCTGCAGGCGTGGTCAAGAAGCTGGCCACTCGCTTTGCGCGTACAGGATCAAAGACCAAAATCAGCAAGGCCACACTGGCTGCAATCGAGCAGGCGTCCTCATGGTATTTTGAGCAAGTGAGCCAGGACTTGTCCGTGTACTCTAAGCATGCTGGACGGAAAACCATCGACGAGAGCGACGTCACCGCGTTGATGAGAAG ACAACGCCATATCAACAGTGCAACCACGGTGTTTTCTCTTGCCCAGAAGCATTTGCCCAAGGAATTGCAGCAGGACATGAGACTGGCCATGCCGCCATGA
- a CDS encoding uncharacterized protein (ID:PFLUO_000727-T1.cds;~source:funannotate), with amino-acid sequence MPDESAPSGLSNKIDKKRKRQADESAASKQDAAPPSADAPSKKKKKAKKNKKEQPEQDVNRKDGVDESIGKMDGRLLADHFAQKAKKLDKELSAVELSDLSVPDSAFLDASSFTSPRSLDQLPTFLKSFSPKGVDLSKSAKEPGTPHTLVVTAAGLRAADTVRALRSFQNKESIVGKLFAKHIKLDEAKQFLQRAQMGIGVGTPTRVSDLIESGTLKVDDLQRIVIDGSYIDQKQRGIFDMKDTHLPLLRLLTRPELRECYGKSKKLQIVVF; translated from the exons ATGCCCGACGAAAGCGCCCCTAGTGGGCTTTCAAATAAGATTgacaagaagcgcaagagaCAGGCCGACGAGTCCGCTGCCTCCAAGCAAGACGCAGCTCCGCCATCAGCCGATGcaccgagcaagaagaagaagaaggcaaagaaaaacaagaaggAACAGCCAGAGCAGGATGTGAACCGAAaagatggtgttgatgagTCCATTGGCAAGATGGACGGCCGATTGCTCGCAGATCACTTTGCgcagaaagcaaagaagctGGATAAAGAACTGTCGGCAGTGGAATTGAGTGATCTTTCTGTTCCTG ACTCTGCTTTTCTTGATGCATCCTCGTTTACCTCGCCTCGAAGCCTGGATCAGCTTCCTACGTTTCTCAAGTCATTCAGCCCCAAGGGCGTTGATCTGTCCAAGTCTGCCAAGGAACCGGGCACGCCTCATACACTCGTGGTGACTGCGGCTGGTCTGAGAGCCGCTGATACAGTGCG AGCACTGCGATCTTTCCAGAACAAGGAGTCTATTGTAGGCAAGCTATTTGCCAAGCACatcaagctggacgaagcCAAGCAGTTTCTTCAGCGAGCTCA AATGGGAATTGGGGTTGGTACGCCCACCAGAGTGTCTGATTTGATCGAGTCCG GTACTCTCAAAGTGGATGACCTGCAGCGAATCGTCATTGACGGATCCTACATTGACCAGAAACAGAGAGGAATTTTTGACATGAAGGACACTCACCTGCCCCTTTTGCGGCTTCTAACCCGTCCAGAGCTTCGGGAATGTTACGGGAAATCGAAGAAGTTGCAGATTGTGGTCTTTTGA